The genome window GTTGAAAACGGCAGCGTCGATGCAGCGCTTCTTGCAGGACCTGCTGCTTATAACGCTCAAAAATCAGGCCTAAATGTAGTGACAACCGGCAAAGGCCTCATCACTCCAGTCATCGTCACGGCAACAAGCGGAGAGTTTTATAAAAAGCACAAAGATGTAGTTGAGAAATTTAAAAAGGCTCAGGACGAAATTTTAGACTACATCAAGGCGAACGAGGACGAGGCACTTAAATTTACGGCCGAGGAGACTGGGCTAAGCATAGAGGCGGTAAAGAGCATGTATCCTCAGTACGACTTTAGCTCAAAGATCACTGCTGATGATATAAAAGCCCTTGAAGCTACGCAAGAATTTATGCTTGAAAGCAAGATGATCGAGCAAAAAATAGATATAAAATCACTTCTACTAAACTAAATTTAAAGGGCAAATTTGCCCTTTAAATTATCCTCAACACCTTGTAAAAGGCTGCAAATTTTAATTATAATAATGGGCATTAGCCTCGCAAAGGCGCTAAGAAAATAAATTTAAGGTATAAAATGAAAAATTTGATCGTGTTGATACTTTTTGCTATCGCGGCTGTGGCCGGAGAGCCCAAAAAAGGCGAACTCAGCCCCGAAAAAGAGGCGTTTTTAAGCGCGAGGTACGAGGAGCTCAAAAAATCCTGCGCCCAAAAGGACGCGAGAGCTTGCAAGCGCGTAATTTTGTTTTACCAAAAACAGGCTAAAAAGCAAAACGAAAAAGACATCCGCGAAGCGATGCAAATTTTACTCGCCGCGTGCAAGGATGGCAAATTTGACGCGTGCGCGGCGGCGGGCGAAATGTACATAAACAACAAAGATTTTATCGCCGCAAGGGAGATTTTGAGCCCGGCTTGCGATAGCGGCTATCAGGATGCTTGCGTGCAGTACGGCAAGAGCCTTGAGGCTGACGGCGCGCCCGGCAAGGACGAAAAACGCGCGAAAAAGCTCTACGAAACAGCATGCCAAAAGGGTTCGGCGCTAGGCTGCGAGCATCTGGGGCTAGCGATCGGTAGCAGCGCGCCGCAGCAGGCCGTGGGCTATATGCGCAAGGCGTGCGAGATGGATGCTTGGCGATGTTTTAGATTCGGCACGATGGCGATGCCTTACGGGGCAGAGGAGGCGATAAAAGCGCTTGTTAGAAGCTGCCACGAAACGGATATGCTCGCAGGCTGCATCATGCTAGCTAAATACCACGAAAAAGAGCTACGCGAGATCTCCGGCGAGGCTGAGGTGAAGCGGCTATACGCGCGCCTTTGCGAGCTGGTGCCGTACGGAGAACACTGCGAAAAGGCGCGGTAAATTTAGTTAAATTTGCGGTTTTTGGGTTTGAGATAGGGCGGCCCGGCGAGGTGAGGGTAAATTTGAAGTCAAATTTAAAAGCGCCCGTCAAGACGGCCTAAAATTTAACAAAACCAGGTCAAAGGAGCAAAAATGGCGATCATAAAAGTAGATCTACAAAAATCATACCGCATCCTAAATCCGGGCGCGACCACGCTCGTATCGGCCAAATACGATGGCGACGTCAATGCGATGGCGATAACGTGGGCACAGGCGCTCGACTACGACAAGGTTACCATCGTGCCGCATAACGGCTCGTACACGCGGACGCTCATCGAAAAGAGCGGGTATTTCGCCGTGCAGATCCCCACGGCCGCGCAGGCGGAGCTGGTTAGCGAGCTGGGCGCCGAAAACAACTCGCGCTTTGATAACGCGGATAAGATGAAAAACGTGGAAATTTTTTATAAAGATGACTCCCGCGTACCGCTGATCGCGGGCTGCGCCGCATGGCTAGTTTGCAAGCGCATCCCCGAGCCTCATAACGAGCAGAGTTATGATCTTTTCATCGGCGAGGTCGTCGCGGCGTATGCGGATGAGAGGGTCTTTGACGGCGGGCACTGGCTGTTTGAAAAAATCCCTGACGAGCTAAAGACGCTTCACTACGTCGCCGGCGGTCGGTATTATCTGGACGGCAAAGCGATAGATACCAAGCGCACGCCCATAAGCGGCGAGTAAACCGCCTTGCAAAATGCCGGCAAATTTGTAAATTTAAGACGAGCGCACGCGTAAATACGCGGCGAGCTTCAGTAAAATTTCAAGCCAAAGAATCTAAAAAAGGATAGAAAATGAAAAAATATATCGTCATCACGGGTGCAAGTTCTGGTATCGGAGCTGCTACGGCAAAGGCGTTTGCTAGGCGCGGAGAAAATTTGATCCTAATCGCGCGCAGAGCGGAGCTTCTGCAAAACTTAAAGGACGAGATCGCGCAGATCACGCCCAAATCAGACGTCGTGATTAAAATTTGCGACCTTGCGCGCAGCGAAAACGTCCTAGCGCTTTGGGACGAGCTAAAAAGCTACGAGCTAAAGGCGCTCATAAATAATGCGGGTTTTGGAGATTACGGCGCGGTCGGCGAGCGCGATCTCGACAAAATCTCGCAGATGCTACAGCTCAACATCATCTCGCTCACGCTGCTAAGCCACCTCTTCGTGCGCGATTACAAGTATAAACCCACTCAGCTCATCAATATCTCCTCCGCAGGCGGCTACAGCATAGTGCCAAACGCCGTCACCTACTGCGCGAGTAAGTTTTTCGTAAGCGCCTTTACGGAGGGCTTGCACCGAGAGCTAGCGCAGGATAAAGAGGCTAAAATGCAGGCTAAAGTTCTAGCGCCCGCCGCGACTAGGACGGAGTTCGGTCCCGTGGCGACGGATGACGCGGGCTACGACTACGACGCGGCTTTTAAGCGCTATCACTCGAGCGAGGAGATGGCGGAATTTCTGCTTGCGCTTTATGACAGCGACGCGTGCGTGGGCGCGGTGAATCGAAACAACTTCGAGTTTGGCTTGGGGGCTCCGCGATTTGACTACGCGGGCAAACGCTAAATTTATGCATTACGCGTCGCGCGACGAGCCGTAAAATTTGAGTAACGCAGCGCCTGAGCTAAATTTGACTGCAAAGCGCGTTAAAATTTAAAGAAATTTAAGGAACGAAAATGGGTAAAATGGCTTTGGTCGCGGGAGCTACGGGAGCGGTCGGACGCGAGATCGTGCGCGGGCTTTGCGAAAATGAAAACTACGACAAAATCATCGTTTGGGCACGCAGGGAGCTAAATTTTAGCCACGAAAAGCTAGAGACGCAAATCATAAATTTTGACGACATCAAAGATATGCGGCCGCGCGAGGTAGACGAGATATTTTGCGCGCTTGGCACGACGATGAAGCAAGCCGGCAGCCGCGGGCAGTTTTATAAAGTGGACGTGAGCTACCCCGCAAATATCGCAAAATGGGGCATCGCATCAGGTGCGCGCCGTTTTGCGCTCATCTCGTCGCAGGGCGCAAACGAGCGGTCGAGATTTTTTTATCTGCGCGCAAAAGGCAAGGTAGAGAAAAAAATCGCCGCGCTGGGTTTTAAAAGCTTGCAAATAGCGCGGCTACCTGCGATAAAAAGCGAGCGCGAGCAGGTGCGTATGGGCGAGCTCTTTACGATTTGGCTGTTTGGGCTTTTGCCAAAATTTATCTTAACTAATTACCGCCCGATGAGCGCAAAAGATATCGCGGCTGCCGTCATCGCCGCCGCGCAGACGGAGGCTAAGGGGGTGCAAATTTATCATCCGAGGGAATTTCTGCAAACGCACGACAAGTAGTCAAATTTCGCGCTTTAGCTCAAATTTGACCCCGATAGTAGTCTAAATTTACTAGCCGCTCCACCCGCAAAATCGGCGCTAAAATTTAATCCCTCGCACGACCTGCGCGCCAAGACCCGTTTGCATATGCCGCAAAAACATCGCGTGATAAAAGTCTCCCTCGTGTCCCGGCGCGTCGTAGGTGGCGACGAGGCTTGCCGGTACTAGGACTTTGCGCCTGACGTTTGCCTCGTTTGCGCTAAGCTTTAGGTGCGAGACTAGCTGATAGACGCACAGATCGGTGCAGTCGCCGAGCACTACGAAGGTATCTATGTGCGGATTTTGCGCGATAAATGCGTTAAATTCGGTGCAGTAAGCCGCACTCAGGGAGTTTTTACGAAAGATTTTTATCTCGTCAAAAAACGGCAGTTTGCGCAGCTGCGGTATCGTCTTTGCACCCTCGGTGCCTTTGATAGCGTGGGGCGGAAATGCGTCAAACTCTGCGCAGTTTGCCTCGTGGCTATCCTCGAGCAGCACGAGATTTCTAGCGCCCGCCGCATAAGCCGCGCTAAAAGTCCGCGCCACGCCGTCCGCAATCGCGCCCACTC of Campylobacter showae contains these proteins:
- a CDS encoding tetratricopeptide repeat protein, yielding MKNLIVLILFAIAAVAGEPKKGELSPEKEAFLSARYEELKKSCAQKDARACKRVILFYQKQAKKQNEKDIREAMQILLAACKDGKFDACAAAGEMYINNKDFIAAREILSPACDSGYQDACVQYGKSLEADGAPGKDEKRAKKLYETACQKGSALGCEHLGLAIGSSAPQQAVGYMRKACEMDAWRCFRFGTMAMPYGAEEAIKALVRSCHETDMLAGCIMLAKYHEKELREISGEAEVKRLYARLCELVPYGEHCEKAR
- a CDS encoding flavin reductase family protein, with amino-acid sequence MAIIKVDLQKSYRILNPGATTLVSAKYDGDVNAMAITWAQALDYDKVTIVPHNGSYTRTLIEKSGYFAVQIPTAAQAELVSELGAENNSRFDNADKMKNVEIFYKDDSRVPLIAGCAAWLVCKRIPEPHNEQSYDLFIGEVVAAYADERVFDGGHWLFEKIPDELKTLHYVAGGRYYLDGKAIDTKRTPISGE
- a CDS encoding SDR family NAD(P)-dependent oxidoreductase produces the protein MKKYIVITGASSGIGAATAKAFARRGENLILIARRAELLQNLKDEIAQITPKSDVVIKICDLARSENVLALWDELKSYELKALINNAGFGDYGAVGERDLDKISQMLQLNIISLTLLSHLFVRDYKYKPTQLINISSAGGYSIVPNAVTYCASKFFVSAFTEGLHRELAQDKEAKMQAKVLAPAATRTEFGPVATDDAGYDYDAAFKRYHSSEEMAEFLLALYDSDACVGAVNRNNFEFGLGAPRFDYAGKR
- a CDS encoding NAD-dependent epimerase/dehydratase family protein translates to MGKMALVAGATGAVGREIVRGLCENENYDKIIVWARRELNFSHEKLETQIINFDDIKDMRPREVDEIFCALGTTMKQAGSRGQFYKVDVSYPANIAKWGIASGARRFALISSQGANERSRFFYLRAKGKVEKKIAALGFKSLQIARLPAIKSEREQVRMGELFTIWLFGLLPKFILTNYRPMSAKDIAAAVIAAAQTEAKGVQIYHPREFLQTHDK
- a CDS encoding cysteine hydrolase family protein, which encodes MKFDAKILEDLAVWFEELKEIKFSELLAGGAANTAFISVDMIEGFCSMGPLASPRVGAIADGVARTFSAAYAAGARNLVLLEDSHEANCAEFDAFPPHAIKGTEGAKTIPQLRKLPFFDEIKIFRKNSLSAAYCTEFNAFIAQNPHIDTFVVLGDCTDLCVYQLVSHLKLSANEANVRRKVLVPASLVATYDAPGHEGDFYHAMFLRHMQTGLGAQVVRGIKF